One window from the genome of Natrialba magadii ATCC 43099 encodes:
- the phnD gene encoding phosphate/phosphite/phosphonate ABC transporter substrate-binding protein, whose amino-acid sequence MTKRQSRSGGWSSRRTFVLATGAIGTSVLAGCLDGDDSDSQAGAGLGGGGGNGDSEPEDEMLSDSFDPQNPDWENNNYLGSQMVEHDFIRGSEFDLEQMADRGRTEAVYGREPVEHPDDPSEWIDPDPIVYADLPREDSEQAYADQLEPMIEKLEAETGRDVEFQTIESYAAVVEGMRSERIHIANFATGNTPFGVNMAGMVPLAMGVAGDGEFGYRLLAITRADMDEIQSVSDFTDFRATHTEESSNSGNQAPSALFDEHFGLTVGENYDPEMSGGHEQSTRGIAYGDYDCGPICSTCMEQTVDAVDNIDWDDFKVVSAADPFPPGPVGYRYNLHEDIIQGARETFLNTDWSGTVFGEEAGYPTYEEVDYVNHWHDVMVNQQYNGVEYDEANL is encoded by the coding sequence ATGACAAAACGACAGTCACGTTCCGGTGGATGGTCCTCGAGACGAACATTCGTACTGGCGACCGGCGCGATCGGCACGTCGGTCCTCGCGGGCTGTCTTGACGGAGACGACAGTGACAGTCAAGCGGGTGCAGGATTGGGTGGCGGTGGAGGCAACGGCGACAGTGAACCCGAGGACGAAATGCTCTCTGACTCGTTCGACCCGCAAAACCCCGACTGGGAGAACAACAACTATCTCGGCAGTCAGATGGTCGAACACGACTTCATTCGGGGATCGGAGTTCGACCTCGAGCAGATGGCAGACCGCGGCCGGACCGAGGCAGTGTACGGGCGGGAACCGGTCGAGCATCCTGACGATCCATCGGAGTGGATCGATCCCGATCCGATTGTGTACGCCGACTTACCCCGGGAGGATAGCGAACAGGCCTATGCTGACCAGCTGGAACCGATGATCGAAAAGCTCGAGGCAGAGACGGGCCGGGACGTCGAATTCCAGACCATCGAGAGTTACGCGGCGGTCGTTGAGGGGATGCGCTCGGAGCGGATCCATATCGCGAACTTCGCGACCGGCAACACGCCGTTCGGTGTGAACATGGCCGGCATGGTGCCGCTGGCGATGGGGGTCGCGGGGGACGGCGAGTTCGGGTACCGGCTCCTGGCGATCACTCGCGCGGACATGGACGAGATCCAGAGCGTCTCGGACTTTACCGACTTCCGAGCGACACACACCGAAGAATCGTCGAATTCCGGGAATCAGGCGCCGTCTGCGCTGTTCGACGAACACTTTGGGCTCACGGTCGGGGAGAACTACGATCCCGAGATGTCCGGAGGACACGAACAATCTACTCGAGGAATTGCCTACGGGGACTACGACTGCGGCCCAATCTGTAGTACCTGTATGGAGCAAACAGTCGACGCCGTCGACAACATCGACTGGGACGACTTCAAGGTCGTCTCGGCGGCTGATCCGTTCCCGCCCGGACCGGTCGGCTACCGGTACAACCTTCACGAGGATATCATCCAGGGCGCCCGTGAGACCTTCCTGAACACGGACTGGTCGGGAACCGTGTTCGGCGAAGAGGCAGGCTACCCGACCTATGAGGAGGTTGACTACGTGAACCATTGGCACGACGTAATGGTCAATCAGCAGTACAACGGCGTCGAGTACGACGAAGCGAACCTCTAA
- the phnC gene encoding phosphonate ABC transporter ATP-binding protein — protein sequence MLEVTNLRKVYLTGDEALTGVSTAIEGNEIVAMIGPSGAGKSTFIRCINQLTEPTDGEVTLDGTELTALDSREMKAARRNIGMVFQEYNLVERLTVMENVLSGRLGYVSNWAALHRKFPQEDVELAYDILETVGLGGMENKRADELSGGQRQRVGIARAVVQEPTILLADEPTSSLDPETSHAVMELLTEIAAEQDIPVLINIHEVHLAVEYADRILGLHDGTLVFDGPTTDLDENAKDVIYRGEAIAGESSSNFVDESDTVTDDAEHTERSAITGD from the coding sequence ATGCTCGAAGTTACGAACTTGCGAAAAGTGTACCTGACCGGTGACGAAGCGTTGACCGGCGTCTCGACCGCGATCGAGGGGAACGAGATCGTCGCGATGATCGGGCCGAGCGGTGCCGGAAAGTCGACGTTCATTCGGTGTATCAATCAATTGACCGAGCCGACCGACGGTGAGGTCACCCTCGACGGAACCGAACTCACCGCACTCGACAGCCGGGAGATGAAAGCGGCACGCCGGAACATCGGAATGGTGTTCCAGGAGTACAACCTCGTCGAACGGCTCACCGTCATGGAGAACGTTCTCTCCGGCCGGCTCGGCTACGTTTCGAACTGGGCGGCCTTGCACCGGAAGTTCCCACAGGAAGATGTCGAACTGGCCTACGACATCCTCGAGACGGTCGGACTCGGTGGGATGGAGAACAAACGGGCAGACGAACTCTCTGGTGGCCAGCGCCAGCGCGTCGGCATCGCCCGCGCCGTCGTCCAGGAGCCGACGATTTTGCTCGCCGACGAACCGACCAGCAGCCTCGACCCGGAAACCTCACACGCCGTGATGGAACTACTCACAGAGATCGCAGCCGAACAGGACATTCCCGTCCTGATCAACATCCACGAGGTCCACCTGGCCGTCGAGTACGCCGATCGAATCCTCGGCTTACACGACGGCACGCTCGTCTTCGATGGCCCGACCACGGATCTCGACGAGAACGCGAAAGACGTCATCTATCGCGGCGAAGCCATCGCAGGCGAGTCCTCGAGCAACTTCGTCGACGAGTCCGACACCGTCACTGACGACGCAGAGCACACCGAACGATCCGCGATCACGGGGGACTGA
- the phnE gene encoding phosphonate ABC transporter, permease protein PhnE has translation MATGDGHADVGSTDQTWRRPTAFGSHRLKWAVYIGATLFVLWSLVSLLSGVSLGRVLTGVNNGVLLLEAMVPPNTASENVDRVVGYMGETIAMAFVATFTGVLISVPIAFGAAENIAPRPIYYLNRGIISITRAIDELIIAIIAVKAVGVGPLAGIIAISYLTIGFFSKLFAEDIEDIDMGAKEAIDATGASRFQTLVYAVIPQVAPRFIGLTVYRWDINIRSSTIIGIVGAGGIGTLLLRAFERYEFDFAALILLSIIAVVLAGELFSAYIRRRVQ, from the coding sequence ATGGCGACCGGAGACGGACACGCCGACGTCGGATCGACGGACCAGACGTGGCGACGACCGACTGCGTTCGGCAGTCACCGGCTGAAGTGGGCTGTCTACATCGGAGCGACGCTGTTCGTTCTGTGGTCACTCGTCTCCCTGCTGTCGGGCGTCAGTCTCGGCCGAGTGCTGACTGGCGTGAACAACGGCGTCTTGCTCCTCGAGGCGATGGTACCGCCGAACACCGCGAGCGAAAACGTCGACCGAGTCGTCGGATATATGGGCGAAACGATCGCGATGGCGTTCGTCGCGACGTTTACTGGCGTCCTCATTTCGGTTCCGATCGCGTTTGGGGCGGCAGAGAACATTGCACCTCGGCCGATCTACTACCTGAATCGGGGGATCATCAGCATCACGCGGGCGATCGACGAACTCATCATCGCCATCATCGCCGTGAAAGCCGTCGGTGTCGGGCCGCTGGCAGGTATTATCGCCATCAGCTACCTGACGATCGGCTTCTTCTCGAAGCTGTTCGCCGAGGATATCGAGGATATCGACATGGGGGCAAAAGAGGCCATCGACGCTACCGGTGCCTCGCGCTTCCAAACGCTCGTCTACGCTGTCATCCCGCAGGTTGCGCCGCGGTTCATCGGTCTCACAGTTTACCGCTGGGATATCAACATCCGTTCCTCGACGATCATCGGAATCGTCGGCGCGGGTGGCATCGGGACGTTGCTCCTGCGGGCGTTCGAGCGCTACGAGTTCGACTTCGCCGCGTTGATTCTCCTCTCGATCATCGCCGTCGTTCTCGCCGGTGAACTCTTCAGCGCGTACATCCGACGGAGGGTCCAGTAA
- the phnE gene encoding phosphonate ABC transporter, permease protein PhnE, with the protein MGAESSRRWQRFEPRQRVTRIAAFLVAMGTVVGSWLYMGLDTQYIRTAPAELMDLAVRMFPPAWAYTPETVMPLLETVHIAVVGTIIAVTASLPVAFLAAENTTPNRVTYAIGKLIVTVTRSVHVIIWAMLFVVMLGPGAFAGMVAIAVRSIGFVAKLLGEEIEEIELDQVEAIRATGASSVQVLLYSVLPQIKPALVGIGVYRWDINVRSATILGAVGAGGIGVQLFNAVDAFQWSSVLMILIAILGIVLVSETISARARAVVR; encoded by the coding sequence ATGGGCGCTGAATCGAGTCGCCGCTGGCAACGTTTCGAACCGCGACAGCGCGTCACGCGGATCGCCGCGTTTCTCGTCGCGATGGGAACAGTCGTCGGCTCGTGGCTCTACATGGGGCTCGACACACAGTACATCCGGACAGCACCCGCTGAACTGATGGACCTCGCAGTCCGGATGTTCCCGCCGGCGTGGGCCTACACCCCGGAGACCGTGATGCCGCTGCTCGAGACGGTTCACATCGCCGTCGTTGGGACGATCATCGCCGTCACCGCGTCGCTCCCTGTTGCCTTCCTAGCGGCCGAAAATACGACCCCCAACCGGGTGACGTACGCGATTGGCAAGCTGATCGTCACCGTCACGCGGTCAGTTCACGTCATTATCTGGGCAATGCTGTTCGTCGTCATGCTCGGTCCCGGCGCGTTCGCCGGGATGGTCGCGATCGCCGTCCGATCGATCGGCTTCGTCGCTAAACTGCTGGGCGAAGAGATCGAGGAGATCGAACTCGACCAGGTCGAGGCGATCCGCGCGACCGGTGCCTCCTCGGTTCAGGTCCTGCTCTACAGCGTTCTCCCCCAGATTAAGCCCGCGCTGGTCGGCATCGGCGTCTATCGCTGGGACATCAACGTCCGCAGCGCGACGATCCTCGGCGCGGTCGGTGCCGGCGGGATCGGCGTCCAGCTGTTTAACGCCGTCGACGCCTTCCAGTGGTCGTCCGTCCTGATGATACTGATTGCCATTCTCGGTATCGTCCTCGTGAGCGAAACGATCTCGGCACGGGCCCGGGCGGTGGTCCGCTAA
- a CDS encoding HAD family hydrolase — MTTRSTQKTTNEPTIEPDGEQALLFDMDGVILEGYGTDPDVHTRALHDAVVDLGLEAPLESLSALETYEYTEAFQTTCEDLDLDPADFYALREEYSSKRATERIRDGARGLYTDVDALEELECTHSVGLVSNNYDPTVSFVVEYFGLEAFSFVRGRDLGVEGFRRRKPEPYYIETALEALGLDNGIYVGDRETDLLAAQNAGLVPVLIRRPHNEALEPSVDSYLEIDSIEELLELL; from the coding sequence ATGACCACACGATCCACACAAAAGACAACGAATGAACCGACGATCGAACCGGATGGAGAACAGGCACTGCTGTTCGACATGGACGGCGTCATCCTCGAGGGATACGGAACCGATCCCGACGTACACACCCGCGCACTCCACGACGCAGTCGTCGACCTCGGTCTCGAGGCACCCCTCGAGTCGCTGTCGGCTCTCGAGACGTACGAGTACACTGAGGCGTTCCAGACGACCTGTGAAGACCTGGACCTCGACCCGGCCGACTTCTACGCACTCCGCGAAGAGTACAGCTCGAAACGGGCAACCGAGCGTATCCGTGACGGCGCTCGCGGTCTCTACACCGATGTCGACGCCCTCGAGGAACTCGAGTGCACGCACTCAGTCGGGTTGGTGAGCAACAACTACGATCCGACGGTCTCGTTCGTCGTCGAGTACTTCGGCCTGGAGGCGTTTTCGTTCGTCCGCGGCCGGGATCTCGGTGTCGAAGGATTCCGGCGACGGAAACCAGAGCCGTACTATATCGAGACGGCACTCGAGGCTCTCGGGCTCGACAACGGGATCTACGTCGGCGACCGCGAAACAGACCTGCTCGCCGCACAGAACGCAGGGCTCGTCCCGGTTCTGATCCGGCGACCACACAACGAGGCGCTCGAGCCCTCGGTCGACAGCTACCTCGAGATCGACTCGATCGAGGAGTTACTCGAGTTGCTCTGA
- a CDS encoding extracellular solute-binding protein codes for MAKFTRPVSRRGVLTSGATAVGVAVAGCISDDTDGAGQSGESGGGSGNGSSEETYEVGYGDYRTTVNASAFPDELRIYAVQTGWSNWDAVMENFESEYGVPLYDAQGSSGEALTDARSNAGNQTHSAFNGGYSFALEAMNDGLTTDYKPANWDVVPDELKTDNGHVVSTRQMTTAVTYRVDIYEERGLDAPETWEDLKHPDIAQDLAFTPPHTANGLASALSVNRAYGGSMANLDPVIEYHEEIADHGADIRRNIEGDVTSGEISTVIEYDYSGLNMKYNMDEIDEEQLEVAILTGPSGREGAMNVPYGFGLLEGAPNPEAAKLFMDYVLSLEGQELFFDAFVRPIRADELEQPEEFPDQSDYDAAEFALDQEELVANQESIQQELTERTPLPGAQ; via the coding sequence ATGGCAAAATTCACACGACCGGTATCCAGGAGAGGGGTTTTAACGAGTGGTGCAACTGCAGTCGGAGTGGCGGTTGCTGGTTGTATAAGTGACGATACAGACGGAGCCGGCCAGAGCGGCGAGTCTGGGGGTGGATCGGGCAATGGATCCAGCGAAGAAACGTACGAGGTTGGATACGGAGACTATCGAACGACAGTAAACGCGTCGGCGTTTCCGGACGAACTACGAATTTACGCGGTCCAAACCGGTTGGTCGAATTGGGACGCCGTAATGGAGAACTTCGAAAGCGAGTACGGTGTTCCCCTCTACGACGCACAGGGATCGTCTGGCGAGGCACTCACCGACGCACGGTCAAACGCCGGTAATCAGACACATTCAGCGTTTAACGGCGGCTACTCGTTCGCTCTCGAGGCGATGAACGATGGCCTGACGACGGATTATAAGCCCGCCAACTGGGACGTGGTCCCTGACGAACTCAAAACCGACAATGGTCACGTCGTTTCGACTCGACAGATGACGACAGCGGTCACCTACCGTGTTGACATTTATGAGGAACGCGGTCTCGACGCACCCGAGACCTGGGAAGACCTCAAACACCCAGACATCGCACAAGATCTGGCCTTCACGCCACCTCATACAGCTAATGGACTTGCGTCGGCACTGTCGGTCAATAGAGCCTACGGCGGTTCGATGGCGAATCTAGATCCTGTTATCGAGTATCACGAGGAAATCGCCGACCACGGCGCAGACATTCGTCGAAACATCGAGGGAGACGTTACCAGCGGCGAGATATCGACCGTCATTGAGTACGATTACTCGGGACTGAACATGAAGTACAACATGGATGAGATCGACGAGGAACAACTCGAGGTCGCAATATTGACCGGTCCGAGCGGCAGGGAGGGGGCGATGAACGTTCCGTACGGGTTTGGACTGCTCGAGGGGGCACCAAATCCCGAGGCGGCGAAGTTGTTCATGGACTACGTGCTCTCGCTAGAGGGTCAGGAGCTGTTCTTCGACGCGTTCGTCCGCCCGATTCGGGCCGACGAACTCGAGCAACCCGAGGAATTCCCCGATCAGTCCGACTACGACGCAGCCGAGTTCGCCCTCGATCAGGAGGAACTGGTCGCAAACCAGGAGTCGATCCAGCAGGAACTCACCGAACGAACCCCGCTACCGGGCGCACAGTAG
- a CDS encoding ABC transporter permease — translation MAFPTTERDRERRRIIIMCLPFFVLATFAGFVPLIVMARMSLSAENLENAGWSLAAWETLLTEPVYREIAWNTLWFATVATVVSVALGVVISHVLEKYSLPLENVLVAAVSFPIALPGIVVAFMVIVLLGRQGLVTNAVAVFTGSSAIDLATATTVFGLFLGYVYSLVPRATMVLRGTYAEVDTRAEEAARSLGATPLETFYHVTLPEIRPGIVAAFILTFRSALAIFGTVLILQALAVVTLRIDYEIGVGFNTQIAGAIGLVYALFLIAFTFVGLRFVSKGTVEI, via the coding sequence ATGGCGTTTCCGACGACAGAGCGCGACCGTGAACGGCGTCGGATAATCATCATGTGCCTTCCATTTTTCGTGCTCGCGACGTTCGCTGGATTCGTCCCGCTGATCGTGATGGCTCGAATGAGCCTCTCGGCGGAGAACTTGGAGAACGCCGGCTGGAGTCTCGCCGCGTGGGAGACGCTACTCACGGAGCCGGTGTACCGTGAAATTGCCTGGAACACCCTCTGGTTCGCGACCGTTGCTACCGTGGTGAGCGTTGCGCTCGGGGTAGTGATCTCACATGTCCTCGAGAAGTACTCGCTACCCTTGGAGAACGTCCTCGTGGCGGCAGTGTCGTTCCCGATCGCACTACCTGGGATCGTGGTGGCGTTTATGGTCATCGTACTGTTGGGCCGGCAGGGGCTGGTCACCAATGCGGTCGCCGTCTTTACTGGCTCAAGTGCGATCGATCTCGCGACGGCGACGACCGTCTTCGGGCTCTTTCTGGGGTACGTCTACTCGCTGGTGCCACGGGCAACGATGGTGTTACGAGGGACGTACGCAGAAGTCGATACGCGCGCTGAAGAGGCCGCTCGCTCGCTGGGTGCGACCCCGCTCGAGACGTTCTACCACGTTACGCTCCCTGAGATCCGACCGGGAATCGTCGCGGCGTTTATCCTCACGTTTCGGTCCGCGCTTGCAATCTTCGGCACCGTGTTGATTCTGCAGGCGCTTGCTGTCGTGACGCTCCGGATCGATTACGAGATCGGTGTCGGATTCAACACCCAGATAGCCGGGGCGATCGGGTTGGTGTATGCTCTATTCTTGATCGCGTTCACGTTCGTCGGACTGCGATTCGTATCGAAGGGAACGGTGGAGATCTGA
- a CDS encoding ABC transporter permease, giving the protein MTEYDTNSKAEMETRQEELRSGTGSKWTSTRRSASERIGRPTLVWIVYLTVAILVVPILVTFVASFASTATGVVPRGFITFEHWRHVLGFGEYGVRSNAIPGLTFSVLVATGGMILNVIIGVPIAYALSRYEFAAHNWVNTLAILPVVPGVILGIAFLRTYPDYRGSALVLIVGYCLLKSPYMVLTVQSSFQSIDIVKLEESARSLGASWPRTFLTVIVPHAKRGILAGCIITWTLAAAEFNFTYMVHTGDPEPFSMFLFRNISNAPYLQSAAAISIYFCIVVGAILILQLLGNRGFTTLNDDR; this is encoded by the coding sequence ATGACTGAGTACGATACCAACTCGAAAGCGGAGATGGAAACGAGACAGGAGGAGTTGCGATCGGGGACTGGTTCCAAGTGGACATCAACTCGGCGTTCAGCGTCGGAACGGATCGGGCGGCCCACCCTCGTCTGGATCGTCTACCTGACCGTGGCGATTCTCGTAGTCCCGATCCTGGTGACCTTCGTTGCTTCGTTCGCAAGTACGGCGACAGGAGTTGTTCCCCGTGGGTTCATTACGTTCGAACACTGGCGACACGTCCTTGGTTTCGGAGAGTACGGTGTTCGCTCGAACGCCATTCCGGGACTGACGTTTAGCGTGCTGGTCGCGACGGGTGGAATGATCTTGAACGTGATCATTGGCGTTCCGATCGCGTACGCGCTCTCCCGATACGAGTTCGCCGCACATAATTGGGTGAACACGCTCGCGATCCTCCCGGTCGTTCCAGGTGTTATCCTCGGAATCGCGTTCCTGCGAACCTATCCCGATTATCGGGGCTCGGCACTCGTCCTGATCGTCGGCTATTGTTTGCTCAAGTCGCCGTACATGGTCCTTACGGTACAGAGTTCCTTCCAGTCGATAGACATCGTGAAGCTCGAGGAGAGCGCTAGATCTCTCGGCGCATCGTGGCCCCGAACCTTCCTGACTGTTATCGTTCCACACGCGAAACGCGGCATTCTCGCGGGCTGTATCATCACCTGGACCCTCGCCGCCGCGGAGTTCAACTTCACCTATATGGTTCACACCGGCGACCCGGAGCCGTTCTCGATGTTCCTGTTCAGAAACATCTCGAACGCCCCCTATCTCCAGTCCGCCGCGGCGATCTCGATTTACTTCTGTATCGTCGTCGGTGCGATCCTGATACTACAACTGCTCGGCAATCGTGGCTTCACGACTCTCAACGACGATCGATGA
- a CDS encoding ABC transporter ATP-binding protein — MSSVRLESIRKVYGEEVAVDGIDLEIQDGETLGIVGPSGCGKTTTLRTIAGFETPTDGHVTFDGIDVTHVPPEKRNVGLVFQSYALFETKTVRKNVTFGLQMRDVPKAERRKRADELLELLDIADLADRNPATLSGGQQQRVGLARALAIEPHVLLLDEPMTGLDAELKLKLRDEIGSLLDELDVTALYVTHDQEEAMAMCDRIAVLNDGQVEQVGTPDRIYRQPANEFVATFVGTSNILTGTARNGRIDLGFTELVTDIQETGEVTVAARPEDFSLGGPVDATVLETTYLGQRMDLRAELPDDSVVTIHVDGDADYRAGDVVGVEIDPEKIQIFSTGTRERTTAVT; from the coding sequence GTGAGCAGCGTCCGTCTAGAGTCGATCCGAAAGGTCTACGGCGAAGAGGTCGCCGTCGACGGAATCGACCTCGAGATTCAGGACGGCGAAACGCTCGGTATCGTCGGCCCCTCCGGCTGTGGGAAGACGACCACGCTCCGGACGATCGCCGGCTTCGAAACGCCGACCGACGGCCACGTCACCTTCGATGGGATCGACGTTACACACGTCCCACCGGAGAAGCGAAATGTTGGACTAGTGTTCCAATCGTACGCCCTCTTCGAGACGAAAACGGTCCGCAAAAATGTCACGTTCGGCCTACAAATGCGCGACGTTCCGAAAGCAGAACGACGAAAACGGGCGGACGAACTGCTCGAATTGCTCGATATCGCCGATCTGGCAGACCGAAATCCTGCGACGTTGTCGGGTGGGCAACAACAACGCGTCGGACTGGCTCGCGCTCTCGCAATCGAACCTCATGTTCTCTTGCTGGACGAGCCAATGACTGGTCTCGACGCGGAACTGAAACTCAAGCTTCGCGACGAGATCGGATCGCTACTCGACGAGCTGGACGTGACCGCACTGTACGTGACTCACGATCAGGAGGAGGCGATGGCGATGTGTGATCGAATCGCTGTGCTCAACGACGGACAAGTCGAGCAGGTTGGGACGCCGGATCGCATCTACCGGCAACCTGCCAACGAGTTCGTAGCCACGTTCGTCGGAACGTCGAACATACTAACGGGCACCGCACGAAACGGTCGAATAGATCTTGGATTTACCGAACTCGTGACCGATATACAGGAGACTGGCGAGGTTACGGTCGCGGCTCGGCCTGAAGACTTCTCGCTCGGCGGTCCGGTTGATGCGACTGTCCTTGAGACGACGTACCTCGGTCAGCGAATGGATCTTCGAGCGGAACTCCCCGATGATAGTGTGGTCACCATCCACGTCGACGGCGATGCCGACTACCGGGCTGGTGATGTTGTCGGCGTCGAGATTGATCCCGAAAAGATACAGATCTTCTCGACTGGCACTCGCGAGCGCACCACCGCCGTAACGTAG